Part of the Parambassis ranga chromosome 16, fParRan2.1, whole genome shotgun sequence genome, AGGGGAGGGTATATATAGTGGAGTTTTGACGTCCAGCCTCTGTTTgacttctctgtgtttttgcctcctGGGTAGATGGAGAAGATGGAGGTGGAACTCGATGGATTATTTCGTATAAACACCAGCTACGACTATCCTGATGACTACGAATACAAAGACCCTGCTGAGCCAAGGGGCAGTGCAGCAGTTGGGCTGCAGGTTCTGTACTCTTTGGTGCTGGTTGTAGGCCTGCTGGGGAATATTCTGCTCCTGGCTGTCCTGGCTCAGAAGAGGCGACCatggagcatgtcagacataTTTGTTCTCCACCTGGGGGTTGCAGACATCCTGCTCTTGCTGACGCTGCCTTTCTGGGCGGCACAGGCAGCTCAGAATTGTGAATGGTGCTCAGAGATTCTCTGCAGGATCTGTGGAATTGTTTTTCATGTAAGTGTTTTGTGggctgaaaatgaaagtgaagtTTTTTCAGTGAAGAATGTTGTTTCTGGGGGGACTGTGTTTGGCTGTAGACATACAGTGTTGTGCAAGACTCTTGGCAGAACTATTTACTCCCTAAGCGATATCCTCCAGGAAGTCAAGAATTTGTGGGaacaggaggagagcagagaagtgAAAGTGATAAAGATGTTTGGAGGGTTTTGTTGGTTTTGTCTCTGATTACAGTTTCCCTTTTTTAGGTCAACTTCTATTGTGGGATCTTTCTGCTGGTTTGCATCAGCCTGGACCACTACCTGTCTGCCATCCATGCCATCCAGCTGTACTCGCGTTGGGGGCCCCGGAGTGTTCACATCAGCTGCCTGGCAgtctggatcatctccctgctcctcACCATCCCTGACTGGATGTACCTGGGTCATAAGAAAGATCCAGCACCATGTGTCCGCAGTTACTCTGACCTCAGCCTGCTGTCACACATGTTCCACCACACAATAGGCTTTGTGTTACCTGGAGCTGTTCTGATCATCTGCTGTGCCCATATCCTGGTACGACTGCTTTCCAACCCTAGAAGCCTGCCGAAGCAGAGAGCTGTCATGATCCTCTCTCTGGTCGcggttttctttctcttctggTTTCCGTACAACATCATACTCTTTCTGGACACTGTTAGGAAGAGCAGTGCTAAGAAAGACACATCTCCTACAGGTAAACTGGAAACAGCTCTTATGGCCACTGCTGCCCTTGGCTGCATTCACTCCTGCCTCAGGCCTCTGCTGTATCTGGGCCTGTGTAAAGGCTTCAGGAAGCAATTACTGGCCACACTCAGGCGTGCCACGGTAGACTCCAACAGCCCGCTGTGGGAGCTGGGTGTGGGTGAGGAGGCCGTCCGTGAACAAAATCAGGAGCTGGAAGAGCAGAAACAGATGAGCAGTGGGTGCTGATGAACAAAACACACTCATGTGTTCTGATGTGACTTCAAGTCATGTGTTCTATGGGTGAGTAATAATGAAGAATAGATATTTATTAGAAAAATGACACATTCCACTAATGTGAATGTTTCAGAGACACATCGTGGTGACCTCTGTGTTGTAATCACTGCTTCAACTTGTCACCCTAAATCATGAACTGTATTTTGTCCTGTGTTATTattgtttctgtattttgtATGAATGATTTTAGGGAAAACTGTCATAAGCTAATGCAAATATGTGTGGATGGTGTAAGTACACATCTTTGCTAATGTTATACATTCTGCTATCACACAGACATAGATTATGTCTTTGTTGCTTGATGACATGTATTTGACTGTTTCACGTTTTATGCTATGTGCCATTGTCAGATTATCCTACAGCAGTACAGACTGTAAATTCTGTATTCTCTCCTTTCAATCTTTCATATTGTTGCAACATGGGTGTTTGCTCTGTATGACACAGGATGACACGAATAGGTGGTGACATAACCAGTCAGGTGACTGGCAAGTGAAACGGAGGAAAaggaagctgaaaaaaaataagCCCTTTGTTGATCGCCGCCATCCGTTAACTCTCATTTAAGTGTGTTTGGTGTGAGAACTGTGGCAGGCTCTGTGCAGATGGAGAAAGTAGTGGGTGTTATTTAAAGGAAATTAGAGATGATAAGATCTTACAATGGCAATGGTAGTGTAAGATGCACACAGTTCTGCAGGTCCTGGCATGTGAGGTTTGCCTGTTTGTGGGCTCAAGGTGTGATTACAGCACTTTAACACGTACAATTAACCAGTGGGGAAGGTGTACATTAACAGCAGAGCTTCAGAAACTCAATGTACTGTAACTAACTAGTTCATGGTGAACAGCTAAAAAgtgactgcagcagcagtgacctGTCACATTTATGACATTGCAAGCACCACGTCAAACTGaagtgttatttcctgttttgcatTAAGCTGGATAGAGACCTAGAAAACTTGCTGTGACATGATACAATGCTGTGTTCAGGGTAAACACTGACCAGCCtcaacatgctgtaaaaccaagATATCAATGCCATAAACATCCTTCTTCACTCTCCGTTGTATTTAATTTCTAGAGTCTCTAAAGTTTCTAAAGTCTAAAAGCTGTGTTGTCAGTGCGAGGCTGACGCTGACTGTTGGCCGTTAGGGTTCAGGAGAAGTGTGTGGGCTTTTTCAGAGGAGTCAGATTAGATAAAGGTGCGTCACATATGTGAGAAGCACACAGGTGAAAGCTTGTGATATCAGCTACATGGAGAACACTCTGATGATGGTGAAACAAGTGTTTGATGGTGGAGAAGGTAGTTTTGTCTTTCAAATtgcttgtctgttttttaaatgattcttTTGTCTTGCaatcattaaattaaaattcatGTAAAACAGAGATTAGCTGTAGATAtatgcagctgtctgagtgtCTTCTGTTGCTCTTGTATATACAAGAATCAGCCAGAAGCTTTCATGACCCGTTGTTTGTGGTGTCTGGGGCAACTGCTACAGTAAACTGTTGACGTTTAAAGCTGAAAAAGTATATGGGACATCTGTAGAAAGAATGTGAGATCTGTGGGATTCTGATGTCTGTGTGCAAAATATTTTATCACTGTGGAATCTGATGTCCTAGTGTTATTATAAGGCTGCTGTATTTCTAAGTTAAGCTTAATCATTTTGACTGTGGAGCTACAGTGGAATGTGTATATAGTTATACTAGCTCGGTAGTTGGGAGACAAATAATTCTTTGACACAATGATATGCAGTGCTTTAGTGAGTGCCAAGAATTTCACAAGTGTTCCACTGCTTCTGTTGAGCCACATGTCAAAGTGAATACTCAGCCCACAGCATCACgctgcctctgtctgttcaCCTCCCACATGATGCATGTCGTCCATGTGATACTAGAGTAACTCTGAGTGGAGTAACTGTGAATGTGATGCAACAGTAACATCCGAACAGACCATGTTCGGCTACTGATGCTCCATGGTCTGGTTAGGGTTAGGAGATTGAGTGGGATTGGGTAAGACTAGCTCCTCAGGATTGGACCACACAGGCCTTGGTGAGTCCTTTGACTGGTTCAGAGCACACCTGACTAACTAGAGGATAATCTTGAGGATtaagtctgagaaaaaaagattcatATCCAAAAGGTCAAACTTCTGTCTGATATCATATTTTACCAAGAATAAATTACTGCATGTATTATATAAGTCTGTAGAGATATGGAAACTGCAACAAAGCTTGATCTACTAAACAGAAATGTATCCTCTGGATAATACTTTGTCATGTAAAAATGATGAATGCAAAAGCAGGCAGGTATTTTTATTAGTTAGTAATGTCGCGCATATTGCATCACATATTGTCactgttttcttgttttctcaATGATGTGGTTGAATACGTGCATCACATTGCTTCAGTTTCCTGTCAACGAGATGACAACTGTTTCCACAGAAACCGCTACACATAGGTTTCCATTTTTCTATATCACTCTTTAGATCTTATCTAAATGATAATATACGCATAAAGAAACTCTTGTACTAGTGTTGTACTCTGTTAATTTACTAATGCTCAATATTTACAGAGGGAAACGGAGAACAGGAAGGACATTGCACAATCACACATTTAAATTGTGATCCTCTATCTGCTCTGAAGGTTAGCAGtcagtaaaaatgtattttggtGCATTAAAAAGTAGATGAAATGAATTGAACACATAGCATATACAGTCACTCGGCCAATGTGTGTGCCTGGCTCCTTGCCTACATATATTAGTGCTGTGGTTATTTAAAACATGAATTTGCAAAGCAAAGGCAGATGTAAACAGGAAAGTTCTTATCAGGATTTCTTCCAGTACATGTGGGAAAAGTCTGTCTGCATGCCTGCTTTGTTCTGAAGATATCCACGCAGTAGTGTGATCATGTGGTTGGCGGTCAAAGTGTTCCTCTGTTAGCTGGTGGGCTGTAAACCACGTCATGGCCAGAGGGACACATCACTGTCCTACCCTGGGTTCCACTTCCCTATGCAACAAATTAGATTGATGCactatattgtatttatttccttTAAGATCTTGATGTACCAGAATATGGTCAATTTCACATAATTCAATATATTCAATGATAAGTAAACATGAGACATTGAACTGTGAGTaataaatcaaaactgtaaaaaacATCGTCATTAATGTATTTTGTGTCACAGCAATGTTCAGCCATTGATCCTGACCTTTGCTTCTGCTGTGCTAACTATGTCAAGTCTGAAGAAGCAGCTAAGAACTTCATAACTTGCCTCCAAAGTCATGTTGTGCAATAAAATAATTCCCGGAATATTTTGAGACCTGAATGTCCCACAGAGCCGGGTGGGATCCACTTCTTGTGGAAATCCTGATCCAGTGATAAAGAACAGTCCGCAGGTCTGAACAGGAACAAACTAGACAGATATCAAAGAAATGTACCAACTGTCTGATGTATGTTTTACTAAAAATGAAATGGCTAATTCAGTGGAATTCAACAACTTTATTTTGTATCAGAATAttccaaacaaaaaaacaaaattacaatATACACAATACAATCTATGTCAGTTATAATTTGAACACACCTATATATACATTaatacatgtttatttccaATGTGTGTTAAAAAGAGTTCTTCATTAACATTTTTCAGCTGTATAACAGCATCTAGTTTGTCCAAACGGTCACTATGTTGGATCATTTGTCAGTTGAAAAGCCAGCTGTGAGCATTTTTTTTGCCATGTAACTAAATTATAGATTACTGGCTAAGGTTAGCTTGTTCTGTAATGCTAGAAAATATTGTTaacaatgtttatatatatatttatttttttattattcaaacTCTCTGATCTGGTCCTTGTTTGCTGGAATGTGGCAAACAAATCAATTGTTGTATAGTAAAGTGATTAGATTAGCTTGCACACTGCTGTTACTATATACAGCAATACTGCAGCAGCTAATGTTATTAATCATACAGCCTAATGAAACATTGAGGACTTCAGTTAAAAAGGAGCTATAAGCTAACTATTGCTTTTCAATAGCCAGATAACCGTAACACAGCTGTGCTGCAAAAATTTACATTGGCTGCTTGTTCTTCAAATGAGCTTATAGCAGTGTACCACAATATACATGTCACATGAAATTTAAAAGtacgacaaaaaaaaaaaacagtgcggGACAGCAGTAAACTCCTGTAAAATTCATCCAATCACTGCTCCAGATGTTTGCTTGTGCACACATGGTGCAGTTCATCTAATGACCACAGGAGCTGCTAAAAACAAGAGTTAAAAGTTTGCTTCAGTATTACATGTTTTCAGATTTTTTATGCTACCTGCAAGCAGAGAAGGGCAGTTTGGTATTTTAACTATACAAGAAAAATCAGCTGCCAGCAAGTTCAAGTGAGTCACAGGCTGACAACAGCCTGTATGACATTAGACAATATTACAGGTGATACAACAGCGGCTCTATGGCACTGGCTTATGTCACCTTCTAAACAAGCTCACAAACTGGTGAGAAATACTCTTTTTGTCAGATAGCTATTGAGTTGGAGGTGTCAGCAGACTCGGACCATATAGAGCTTCTTCTGCTGTTGACAGCAGATTGTAGTTTGATGCAGGTCTTGCAGCCCAGAGACCTCAGGATTTCCAGGAGCTGGCGGCGGAACTTTACGCCTACAAAGGCATACAGGATGGGATTGAGGCTGCAGTGGAGGTATCCCACAGAAGCAGTCACTACCACAGCTTTCTCCAGAAATAATCTGACTGCACAAGTGTTGTTTTCGTCATCCGCGTTGGAGTAAACAGTGTCCACTATGAGAGTGACATTGTATGGCGtccagcagagaaagaaaaccACCACCACAGCAATGATGACCCTGAAGGCTTTCTGCTTTTGTAGGCCCTGGGAGCCGCAGCGCAGGCGCCGCAGGATGCAGGAGTAGCAGAACAGGAGGACAGCAGAGGGGATGAGGAAGCCAATAATGTGTGTGACCAGGCGTGATGCCAGCTGCCAGTCATTTAAAGAGTCTGCATTATACCGTGAGTAGTTAGGaatacattcatttttcatccGTCTTCCATCAAACAGAGCCTCATAAAAGATCCAGTCTGGGATAGAAAGAAACAAGGAGAAAGCCCACACTGCCATGCAACTGGCATGGATGGCCCAGGGCTTCCTGCGGGAGTACATCTGTGTAGCATGGACAATGGATAGGTAGCGATCCAGGCTGATGCAGGCCAGAAGAAAGATCCCACAGTAGAAGTTGATCTAAAAAGTACAACCAAAGAgtgagaaaacactttttttttaataacgcAAATATTTTCATTGCTGCACAGTTATTACCGTAAAAACTGCACCAGTCATCTTGCAGACAGGAGTACCAAACTGCCATCCTTCACGATGAACAGCCTGTGCAGCCCAGAAGGGCAGCGTCAACAACAGGAGGATATCAGCCACTCCCAGGTGGAGGATGAAGGTGTCCGTTACACTCCAGGCCTTCCTACTCCTAAACAGGACTACCAGCAGCACTCCGTTCCCCACCATACCCACAACAAACACCACACAGTACAAAACTGGAATGTAGGCTGCCTCGAAATTCACCCCAACACTGAGATCACAAACATCACCGCCCTCACAGCAATCGTCATATCCTAAAGATGTGTTGTCATATAATTCATCAAAGCCATCCAGCAATGACTGAACGTCATCATCTATTGTAATCGTGGCCATTGTTACCACCTGtgacaaaagagagaaaacaaaagaaaatatttagTTTACATGTACTTCCATAAGGCTCCTCTGTATTTGGATAACACATTAGTGAGCATACATTGAATTATTTCTTAGAGCCTTGTGCATTCACATGCACCTTATAGAAGTCTGGAAAGGATCCTTCGGCTCTGAGAGCAGCAAAGGTTTGGgaatttgatttgtgttttctgtttcaaGCACATGGTGGCGCCATTGATCTACATTACCAGACAGAGCAAAACACAACCATTGATGTAAAATCCTGATTTTAGCTGAGGATATTTAGGtgtctttaatatatttttttaaactagcGGCTGTCATTTTTGTagattattacacacacacacacaaaattattttcaaagaagaggaaaaaaaatactctgGTTGTGGACATCTGATCCATGTTACACCAGGTGACATAATCTCAGACGTCAGTCATATAACTTTCAACTTCTCTGCTCTGAAAATGTGCTATAAATGTCTAAGAGGAAGCAGTAAAATGACTTCCATCGAGTGAGCCAGAACACCCTATAACTGATACTATCAATGAGCATTTATTATATCATAGTGACTTATTAATGATCCATTTGTCGATGATTTACTGTCACACAGGGCTGACTGTAGCACCGTCTCATTGCACCTTCACACAGATGACATCACAATGTTAGCATGCTGTGTTACTGTGAACTACAGTTGTGTGAACAAACAGCAAAATGAAGGAAGAAAACTAACTTTTGTGccacattaaaatatatttgtttaaaaaatgtaaggCGGAAAAATCCACATACAAATATTGTACTGTTATGTTAAAATTCAAAATATATTGTTCTACATTTCTCATGTAAAAGATCATTTTAGTTTTTGACAAAATATAAGTAATATATAGAATACTAACTTACCAAACTGTGATGAGCAGAAATGTGCTCTGTAAGACCAACCTCACTAATGACAGTGACACATACAGGAAGCACACATATGAAAccctctgggaaaaaaaaacttgacaaCGTGACCTCACACACCAGAGTATTTTGCAATTTGCAACTCatttttcatatatttatttttcctttttaaaaaataaagaatacaataaaatgcagcagcatgtatatttttatatatactaTCATTTTAGTTCCTTCTAAAGTTGCTCCAGAATTCAGAGATCTGTGAGTGTTTGACACAAAGTCCCTTTGATGAGATCATGAAGTTtatgtcatatttttgttttaaatatttgtgtaCTAATAAAGGGACTTTGCAGCACATGTACGGGTATGAAAGTTGCAGTGTGCAGGAGGTATTTCCATAAGAAGGATGACACTTCTCTGAATTTacaccaagacacacacacacacacacacacacacacatacacacacacacaggtttcatTTGGTTTGCTGTGTTTCAGATGCTCTTGGTCTTGGTATTTAAAAGAAATAGAAAGACATTTTTCATACTCACTTTGCTTTGCCCGGCATTCACCAGCACTTAAGAGATTGAGTCAGTCAGTCATGCAAATATAGTTTGCAAGTTTACGTTCCTGTTTCAGCTTTTGATTAAAGAGATGCTCTTCAGCTTCCTGTATGAACCACACTAGACCAGCCATCGTTCAACCACATTACACTGCAGTAAAGAGTCTTCATGTTTGAGCAGTTTAAAGTGatttattcattcatgtttGCATCCAGATAACCAGGTTGGTAAAGTCTGTAACAGATGGAGCGTGCAAACGGATGATCATATCTGTACCTCAGCAACCACGGTGTTAAAAGTCAATTACTAAAAAGACTTCGTCATGTGTTGCACCTACAGCAAACACTAAAACCTCAACCATTCTTAATGTTCTTAGCAAGAAACCTCCAGAGCATCATAGATTGAGGCAGATGAGTCGATGAGCAGTCATCACACCTTCTCCGTCACCTGCCAAGAACAAGATATAACACATTTAGCAGACATTTATCCAAGGCAGCTTACAAattatgtataaataaataccaCTTTACAAACCACAGGCTGGAGAGAATAAGGTTGCAGAACTGGGCCAAAGTGTAGTTGGTAAAAAAGTTGGTAAAGAAGAGCTTTCTGCTTATACCACTGCCTCCATCTAAAGGGATGACCTAAAAGGAAGTGGAAGAAAGGAGGCTGGACACACATTTCAAGTGCAGGCTTTAACCGCAAGTCTGCTAAATACGGCTTGTAAACAGTTTGACCTGTGTTCAACTAAACTATGAATAATGCAGACTTGAAAACGTTGAAATCATCTATTGGTTTAAATAACACCACAGTATTCTGAATACATGCTTATAGAAGTTGTACATCAGTTTAGAGTCTTTGAAATCCTTCCATAGGGAACGAGTAGATGTGACACTTAAGATTTCAAATTAACTGTAGATTATAAAGAAGAACAATCTATGCTAATACTGGTGTtacaagatgtttttttctaatgtGGTTTTACGTGAAATACAGAGGATATCATTGACTAAAGTGTATACAGTGGTGTCAGGATTATGAAGGGAACCATAAAAATGAAACTGCCAACCATGTGATCTACATCATAAGACTCCACTCTCATCAATGAAAAGAGAACGAAAACACCGGACAAATGTCTTCCTCCTGTTTTGTAATAGAACTTCACCATAGAAGTCTAGTATGCACTATTTATAGAATATTATACGCATATCAGTGATAAATCTCTTCTAAAATCGTTATCTTGCCATCAAAGCAGAGTTCAAGCTGTCTTCTTCAAAACCTCAAGATTTTGTCAcacctttttgttttcagtattgTTCATCATTCGTTTGCAGTTGTACACACGACACCTGCAACAGCACCGTGTATTAAACGTCTGTTTCCTCTTTGCAccccttcctgttttttttcacacctttttttgtctcctgttCTACAGCATGTATGCAGCTCCTGTGGTGAGCTGTATGGAAGTTCATGCACCTGGCCATGAGGCAGGAAAGTGACAACCAGAGATGCACACTACCGACAAATAAACACTGACTTTTGCTGCaggttattatatatatattattataaatattttcaGAAGGTCTGTTTAATTCACAAACATGCTTCCTGTGCACTTCCTTAAACTTAGGTAGTCAtgaaaaacattcattttttgTCATGACttcctttttgtgtctgtgcatgttgctACAGCAATCACAGCGCAACACGAAAATATACATGTTCAGAAAAAaggtttgtttttcctttggtGAGAGCAACTGTGAAACTAGAAGAGGAACTGAAAGTACAAACTTTTAACAAAAAATAGTTTTAATTCCTAAAATCCTCTGTTGATGCTTGTTAGAAACTGATTGTTTTATAAATCACAGTTGCTTCATGAAATAGTTATGTATCAATATTTATGCTGCTCTGTTCAACATCTGCAGATTTggtttccttcctcttttatCTGTACCTTCTACTTTTATATTAAAGTGGTTTACATGACCTCAGTGTAGGTTAGTGTGCCAACATGAAACGCAGCGGTGACTGAGAGATGTGGTGAAATGGAGTCTGGTGTGTTAAGAAGTTTAAACTATAATGGAGAGAGCTCTCTTTCAGGGAATTGGTGGGCTAAAATGGACCACTAAGGGGATGTACTGATTTCACTCAGATCTCCTCTCACTGTTTGGTTTCATTTTTCTTATGTTCGTTTTTATTACGGTTGGTCTCAGAATGATGACTGCTGTGATTATTGAAGAGTTTTGACTCATCAGATGATGGGCAGATGACTATCAGTTCAATAAAGTTAAGACTACACTGATTTTCACGTTttacaaacagctgcagctgttaaaGGTTGTGAAATAATTTGGGTTATCAGaacattaaaacatgttttacagaATTCTGCCTTCTAGAACAAGcttcactgagcagctccttcagtgacaggctgTTCCATCCACGCTGTGTCAAGGAGCGCTATCGCAGGTCCTTCCAACCTGCTGCAATCAGGCCTGCTCGCAGTAggttatgtatatatatgtatgtattatatatatgtatatattcaCTCCCAGCTACCACCACACTGCCTCCTGTATAATAACTGGATCTTGTCGTACAGTGCAATCACTTTTTTCAGCTCCTATgtatataattacatttttaaatttttcgTTTTCACCATACCGGATCATAACGTGCAATAACATTCAGTACTGAAGTCACTTCATTCTGTTAATTATTTAGGCATTCACTCACagtgtatttacatttatttatccattgtttatattttttaatactttGTGCTACTTCTTTTCTTCTTGGGTGTGCTTCTAACGtacctgctgtaacactgtgaatttcccctgtgggggactaataaaggattatcttatctcatCTTATTTATAGACAACCATGGTGATATGCTCAACTTTGTTGttatctttttttatgtttttagcaAGGTTGCCATTTGGTCCTGACTACTTTCACTAAAGGATAGGGCTAAATACAGAAATACCCTACTCGTCTAGAAAAATCcacttacattttcctggtgagggtGCTTGGTGTGGGTTGTGCTCTTTCTAAGACATATGCATAAAGGTCAGCATTACGAAGAGATGAGGGTTTACCAGTCATTTGGTACCACTCTGTTTTAAGATTCGTTTCATGTTCTTACTTTGAGTTTTTCCCCAGCCCTAAACAGGTCCTGTTTAGGGCTATGGTTTAGGGTTATGATATTGtacctttttctttttgaaaatgAATTCATATTGCCCACAGTGTTCTACCACACCAAAAGGTAAACATCCTTGAGAGTTGACAAGCTTATAGTCTGATAGTCTAAATGACTGGATCAGCTCTGAAGCCTTGTCGGGTTGGTGTCTTGTGACACCTCAGCAACCCACATTAAGATCATCACAACCTGAAATGCTACAGGAGAGGGCACAGCTGTGGATTTCCTGTGTGACATGTGGTGCTGCAACAGGTGCAAAAGATATTTTAGCAGTACAGCATTAAATATTCTCTGCTGAAGGTGTGCACATCAAATGTACAGCTTCAATCACACATTCTTTGCTGAGACATTAGAGCTGCTCCACCAAAATTCTCCATCCTGATATCAGAATGCAGGGGTGTATAAAGTGCCCAGAGACTGTTAAAATACCCCCTGAATGTGCTCTTTAGATGTGATGAAGCTTAGTTGGAAATTCATCAGTATATCAGTTAACAGTATCTACTGTGTGGGAAATAAGAGGCTTCATGAGAaaaggtctgtgtgtgggtgaaaaatatt contains:
- the LOC114448274 gene encoding C-X-C chemokine receptor type 3-like translates to MEKMEVELDGLFRINTSYDYPDDYEYKDPAEPRGSAAVGLQVLYSLVLVVGLLGNILLLAVLAQKRRPWSMSDIFVLHLGVADILLLLTLPFWAAQAAQNCEWCSEILCRICGIVFHVNFYCGIFLLVCISLDHYLSAIHAIQLYSRWGPRSVHISCLAVWIISLLLTIPDWMYLGHKKDPAPCVRSYSDLSLLSHMFHHTIGFVLPGAVLIICCAHILVRLLSNPRSLPKQRAVMILSLVAVFFLFWFPYNIILFLDTVRKSSAKKDTSPTGKLETALMATAALGCIHSCLRPLLYLGLCKGFRKQLLATLRRATVDSNSPLWELGVGEEAVREQNQELEEQKQMSSGC
- the cxcr3.1 gene encoding C-X-C chemokine receptor type 3.1, with the protein product MATITIDDDVQSLLDGFDELYDNTSLGYDDCCEGGDVCDLSVGVNFEAAYIPVLYCVVFVVGMVGNGVLLVVLFRSRKAWSVTDTFILHLGVADILLLLTLPFWAAQAVHREGWQFGTPVCKMTGAVFTINFYCGIFLLACISLDRYLSIVHATQMYSRRKPWAIHASCMAVWAFSLFLSIPDWIFYEALFDGRRMKNECIPNYSRYNADSLNDWQLASRLVTHIIGFLIPSAVLLFCYSCILRRLRCGSQGLQKQKAFRVIIAVVVVFFLCWTPYNVTLIVDTVYSNADDENNTCAVRLFLEKAVVVTASVGYLHCSLNPILYAFVGVKFRRQLLEILRSLGCKTCIKLQSAVNSRRSSIWSESADTSNSIAI